ATTTCTCAATGATGGGGGTCATGCTGTGGGCGAAGCCCAGGCCCTGCATGCGCTCCCAGTTGTAGGTGGAGTGGGAGAAGAAGAGCCAGCGCAGCCAGGCCTTGAAGACGTCCTGGCGGGTCAACAGGCCGGGCGCCTTGCGGGCCTGTGCCTGGGCCGTGGCCGGCGCAGCCTCACCCATGCCGTGCACCCACAGCACATGCAGGTAGGCGACACACGCGGCGATGATGGCCATCATGAGCAGGTTGACCTTGCCGCCCATCATGGTGGTGACCACAAAGCCGATGAAGAAGTACGGCCACACATTGCCCCGCAGGAGGAACTTCAAGTTGAGCGCGATACCGAGGGCGGCCAGCATGCCGCTGGCGGTGAAGAGGCCGTTCATCACCCAGATGGCGTGCTGGGCGATCCAGTCCAGCGCGGAGCCCACCGCGGCGGAGCCCAGGTATGCCGCCAGCGCTACTGGTACAGCATACAGGATGAAGAGGAAGGGCTGAGAGTAGATGTAGTTACTGCGGGCAACTGCCTTAATGTTGCCCTCCTCCGCAAAGCGGTCCGCCCAGTGGGGGATGATGGAGCACAGCGACATGCGCAGGGACCAGGTCAGGCCGCCCAGCAGGCCCAGCGGTGCGGCCAGGGCCAGGGCCGCCTGAATGTCCAGGCCGCCGCCCAGCACTAGGGCTGTACCCAGGTAGCCGGCCAGGCCCGGGTCGCCAGGCAGAGAGCCGCCGGCGGAAATCCAGCCCAGGTACAGCACGTTGATGTTGGCGCCGATAGCGATGCCCTCCGCCGGCCGCCCCATGACGATGCCCACCAGCGTGCCGGCGATCAGCGGCCGGTACAGCACGGTGAAGCCCAGGTTGGCAAACCAGGGGGACAGCGAGAGATAGTACAGGATGCCGATGATCGCCGCCATGAGGAAGCTCATGCGCACCGCGCCGGTCTGCTGTGCCGGCATGGCATAGACAGCCACCGCGCCGGCCAGCATGAGCACCAGGCTGACGATCATGGCGACCGCGAGCTGTTTCCGATTCACTTTCATCGCCGCGTCTCCTTTTACTTGCGCTTCAGTTCAGCATACAGGTCCGCGAACTCTTTGGACTTCTCGCCTGGCACGGTCAGCAGTGTGATGCGGACGCC
The nucleotide sequence above comes from Anaerolineae bacterium. Encoded proteins:
- a CDS encoding PTS system mannose/fructose/sorbose family transporter subunit IID encodes the protein MKVNRKQLAVAMIVSLVLMLAGAVAVYAMPAQQTGAVRMSFLMAAIIGILYYLSLSPWFANLGFTVLYRPLIAGTLVGIVMGRPAEGIAIGANINVLYLGWISAGGSLPGDPGLAGYLGTALVLGGGLDIQAALALAAPLGLLGGLTWSLRMSLCSIIPHWADRFAEEGNIKAVARSNYIYSQPFLFILYAVPVALAAYLGSAAVGSALDWIAQHAIWVMNGLFTASGMLAALGIALNLKFLLRGNVWPYFFIGFVVTTMMGGKVNLLMMAIIAACVAYLHVLWVHGMGEAAPATAQAQARKAPGLLTRQDVFKAWLRWLFFSHSTYNWERMQGLGFAHSMTPIIEKLYKTKEDISAALKRHLIFFNTQPDIGGVIHGIVIAMEEEKAAGADISDDAINGVKTGLMGPMAGVGDTIQQGIVIPIALAIGIGIALGGQPQATRGNILGPLFYVVAVAAFVWGVGWWVWWQGYVQGRAAVTSILQSGALQKVITGAGVLGNFVMDVFGQASRPGHVRVEEGSASVVADVV